In Candidatus Defluviilinea proxima, a single genomic region encodes these proteins:
- a CDS encoding STAS domain-containing protein — translation MEGDFEISSEQRQVKVPVTVLHIHGWLDGQSEDRLLEAARDVYESGTRFLLIDMKELKTLTSAGMRALQKVYRMYTPKEDRFKDPYVRVCQAPPQIYDILGITGFLQNIPVHKDIDSALEAFGKD, via the coding sequence ATGGAAGGTGATTTCGAGATTTCTTCTGAACAAAGACAGGTGAAGGTGCCTGTCACCGTGTTGCATATTCATGGCTGGCTTGATGGGCAAAGTGAAGACCGTCTATTGGAAGCGGCGCGTGACGTGTATGAATCTGGTACGCGTTTTCTGTTGATCGATATGAAAGAACTCAAGACGCTCACGAGTGCTGGTATGCGCGCTTTGCAAAAGGTATATCGAATGTATACGCCGAAGGAGGATCGCTTCAAGGATCCATATGTGCGTGTGTGTCAGGCTCCTCCGCAGATTTACGATATCCTCGGCATCACCGGTTTTCTGCAAAACATCCCCGTTCATAAAGATATCGATTCGGCTCTCGAAGCATTCGGAAAAGATTAA
- a CDS encoding Gfo/Idh/MocA family oxidoreductase, producing MTSPIRIGVLGAAKIVPMALGIPARSVPEVQIAAIAARDPKRAKRVARLFRIPRVHATYDELLNDPEIDAIYNPLPNGLHAEWTIKALRAGKHVLCEKPFASNAEEAMEMARVAKETGKVLSEAFAYRNHPLTARMKHIMENDLGKIQRIEARFRFILLNFSNVRYRYDLAGGAQMDAGCYPVSMVRYLMGAEPKVVDAKARLFKPEVDSGMETNLEFADGSTGRILCDMLSPRLFDSFLHVKGDAGEMKVFGPFQPHWFHFMTVRTSEGTRREHVKGGDIYVLQLQNFVKAIHGEISLSTNPEDAVNNMRVIDAIYEKAGLKRRGT from the coding sequence ATGACAAGTCCTATTCGAATTGGCGTTTTGGGTGCGGCAAAGATCGTGCCGATGGCGCTCGGCATCCCTGCACGGAGCGTACCGGAAGTGCAAATAGCCGCCATCGCCGCACGGGATCCCAAGCGGGCAAAAAGGGTTGCTCGTTTGTTTCGCATTCCGCGAGTACATGCGACCTATGATGAACTCTTGAATGACCCAGAGATCGATGCGATCTACAATCCATTGCCTAACGGCTTACACGCTGAATGGACGATCAAAGCGTTACGTGCGGGCAAACATGTTCTGTGTGAAAAGCCTTTTGCGTCCAATGCAGAGGAAGCCATGGAGATGGCGCGTGTTGCAAAAGAAACAGGCAAGGTGTTGAGCGAAGCGTTTGCGTATCGCAATCATCCGCTCACGGCGCGCATGAAGCACATCATGGAAAATGATCTCGGCAAGATTCAACGTATTGAAGCGCGCTTTCGTTTTATTCTGCTCAATTTTTCAAATGTCCGTTATCGATATGATCTTGCAGGCGGCGCACAGATGGATGCAGGTTGTTACCCGGTCAGTATGGTCCGTTATTTGATGGGTGCTGAACCCAAAGTAGTGGACGCAAAAGCGCGTCTCTTCAAGCCTGAAGTTGATTCGGGTATGGAAACAAATTTAGAATTTGCTGACGGAAGTACGGGGCGCATCCTTTGCGATATGCTTTCTCCGCGATTGTTCGACTCGTTCCTTCACGTGAAAGGCGACGCAGGCGAAATGAAAGTGTTCGGTCCGTTTCAGCCGCACTGGTTTCACTTTATGACGGTTCGTACATCCGAAGGCACAAGGCGTGAACATGTCAAAGGCGGGGATATTTACGTTCTGCAATTACAAAATTTTGTAAAAGCCATCCACGGGGAAATATCCTTGAGTACAAACCCCGAGGATGCCGTCAACAACATGCGCGTGATCGACGCGATCTATGAAAAAGCCGGGCTGAAGAGAAGAGGAACTTAA
- a CDS encoding RidA family protein encodes MTHRLNISSGAKWEDIVGYSRAVRIGNVIEVAGTTAVDENGNVVGVNDPYEQTRCALAKVEKALAQAGASMKDVVRTRMFVTDISRWEEVGKAHGLYFQEIKPAASIIEVKALISPELMVEIEVTAILGEKDE; translated from the coding sequence ATGACTCACAGACTCAATATCTCTTCAGGCGCAAAATGGGAGGACATCGTCGGTTATTCACGTGCGGTGCGGATCGGCAATGTCATCGAAGTGGCGGGGACAACAGCCGTTGACGAAAATGGCAACGTCGTTGGAGTCAACGATCCGTATGAACAGACACGATGTGCCCTTGCGAAAGTAGAAAAGGCATTGGCGCAGGCAGGCGCATCCATGAAAGATGTGGTGCGGACAAGAATGTTCGTGACCGATATTTCCCGTTGGGAGGAAGTAGGCAAGGCACATGGTTTATATTTCCAAGAGATCAAACCTGCCGCATCCATTATCGAAGTGAAAGCATTGATCAGCCCAGAGCTGATGGTTGAGATTGAAGTGACGGCAATTCTCGGAGAAAAAGACGAATGA
- a CDS encoding DUF1003 domain-containing protein encodes MAAPDLINKVEFFSALGVKERNTLTTMFKVFPARAGQVLFRFGDPGDTFYVVKTGLVELFTHDHGGNKITLAKCEPGHFFGELSLFDGGARTATAVALEDSALLVLSREKLISFLEQNPSAAIDMLTVMGQRIRNTGNLLRQRVTRNANEESEDRRTLSEKIADNIARICGSMSFLFLHVLLLAFWISWNVEPVYHSGVNRLGLSVFDPFPFGLLAMSVSVEAIILSTCLLISQNRQAAKDRIRSDIEYEVNLKAELEVAHLHEKIDHMHAEILSRLHKSNSTKGKRTSNKPRK; translated from the coding sequence ATGGCTGCTCCTGATCTTATTAATAAGGTTGAGTTCTTTTCAGCATTAGGCGTTAAAGAACGCAACACACTGACGACCATGTTCAAAGTGTTCCCGGCCCGCGCGGGGCAAGTATTGTTCCGTTTTGGCGATCCCGGCGATACGTTTTATGTTGTGAAAACGGGATTGGTGGAGTTGTTCACACACGATCACGGTGGGAACAAGATCACATTGGCGAAATGCGAACCTGGGCATTTCTTTGGGGAACTTTCGTTGTTCGATGGGGGCGCACGCACGGCTACCGCAGTGGCTTTGGAAGATTCAGCGTTGTTGGTGCTCAGCCGTGAAAAATTGATCTCTTTCCTCGAACAAAATCCATCTGCCGCCATTGATATGTTGACTGTGATGGGACAGCGCATCCGCAACACCGGCAACCTTCTACGCCAGCGAGTGACACGCAACGCTAACGAGGAGTCGGAAGATAGGCGCACTCTTTCTGAAAAAATAGCTGATAACATCGCGAGGATCTGCGGAAGCATGTCCTTTTTGTTTCTGCATGTTCTGTTGCTTGCCTTTTGGATCAGTTGGAATGTGGAGCCGGTCTATCACTCTGGAGTCAACAGGTTGGGACTTTCAGTGTTCGATCCATTCCCCTTTGGTTTGCTGGCAATGAGTGTTTCAGTTGAAGCGATCATCCTTTCGACCTGTTTGCTTATCAGCCAGAACCGGCAGGCCGCCAAAGACCGCATCCGCTCGGATATTGAGTATGAGGTCAATTTGAAAGCCGAGTTGGAAGTGGCGCACTTGCATGAAAAGATAGACCACATGCACGCCGAAATATTATCAAGATTGCACAAGAGTAATTCCACTAAAGGGAAACGCACTTCAAACAAACCGCGCAAATAA
- a CDS encoding nuclear transport factor 2 family protein produces MSPARMSKIESAIRVVLAFNEAFNRHDVAGMMELMSEDCVFENTNPAPDGTIYSGKDAVTEFWKSFFAESPNAHIDIEEIFGFGYRCVMRWKYTWGAGYVRGVDIFKLKDDLICEKLSYVKG; encoded by the coding sequence ATGAGTCCAGCACGTATGTCAAAGATAGAGTCGGCGATTCGTGTTGTCCTTGCATTTAACGAAGCGTTCAATCGCCACGATGTAGCTGGGATGATGGAACTCATGAGTGAGGATTGTGTCTTCGAAAACACAAACCCCGCTCCCGATGGAACCATCTATTCTGGGAAAGATGCAGTGACAGAATTTTGGAAAAGCTTTTTCGCAGAGTCTCCCAATGCCCATATCGACATTGAGGAGATCTTCGGTTTTGGCTATCGTTGTGTGATGCGCTGGAAATACACATGGGGCGCTGGATACGTCCGCGGGGTGGATATCTTCAAGTTAAAGGATGATCTCATTTGTGAGAAGTTGTCTTACGTAAAAGGATGA
- a CDS encoding 5'-3'-deoxyribonucleotidase — translation MRILIDMDGVISDFDGEFLKRWQTRHPDKFYIPMEERTVFYVKDQYPEELKPLVAEILLEPGFFRDMMPMDGAKEALLEMAAMGLEVFICTSPLTTYKNCVLEKFEWVDQFLGPEWVKRIVLTKDKTLVKADYIIDDKPDITGVESKPDWEHILYDRPYNKGGSKKRLTWENWKDVLNLGG, via the coding sequence ATGCGAATACTGATCGATATGGACGGAGTCATCTCTGACTTTGATGGAGAATTTCTCAAACGCTGGCAAACACGGCACCCTGATAAGTTTTACATCCCCATGGAAGAACGGACGGTGTTCTACGTCAAAGACCAATATCCGGAAGAACTTAAACCCTTGGTGGCTGAGATCTTGTTGGAGCCCGGCTTCTTCCGTGACATGATGCCAATGGATGGAGCAAAAGAAGCCCTGCTCGAAATGGCCGCGATGGGACTTGAAGTGTTCATCTGTACCAGTCCGTTGACCACGTATAAGAATTGCGTGTTGGAAAAATTTGAATGGGTGGACCAGTTCCTCGGTCCAGAGTGGGTGAAGCGCATTGTCCTCACGAAGGATAAAACGCTTGTAAAGGCAGATTACATCATCGACGATAAACCAGATATCACAGGAGTCGAATCCAAACCGGATTGGGAGCATATCCTGTATGATCGTCCGTATAACAAAGGCGGGAGCAAGAAACGGTTGACCTGGGAAAATTGGAAGGATGTGTTGAACCTTGGCGGCTGA
- a CDS encoding aminoglycoside phosphotransferase family protein, producing MHDDEVITDASLVRRLLAVQFPHWANLLIEPVPSAGTDNALYRLGHDMAVRLPRIDWATGQVKKEMEWMPKLAPHLPLAIPDPLAMDEPGEGYPWHWGIYRWLEGDNLTLEHIADPVQAAVDLAQFINALQQIDTDGGPLAKEHNLRGEPLIGRDENTREAINSMRDMIDADTAIKIWEIALKAHDWNRAPVWFHGDLLPGNLLFTQGHLSAVIDFGGLGVGDPACDMMIAWGLFTGKSRDAFRATLEIDDATWARGRGHALSQAVIFIPYYLNTNPIGVRNAMHMIETVFADYRENG from the coding sequence ATGCACGATGATGAAGTGATCACGGACGCATCACTCGTGCGACGATTGCTTGCGGTGCAGTTTCCGCACTGGGCGAATCTTCTGATCGAGCCAGTCCCTTCGGCTGGCACAGACAATGCATTGTATCGTCTCGGCCATGATATGGCCGTGCGATTGCCTCGCATTGATTGGGCAACTGGACAGGTGAAAAAGGAAATGGAATGGATGCCCAAACTTGCCCCGCATCTGCCGCTTGCAATTCCCGATCCGCTCGCGATGGATGAACCAGGAGAAGGTTATCCGTGGCATTGGGGAATCTATCGGTGGCTCGAAGGTGATAACCTGACCCTCGAACACATCGCTGACCCAGTGCAAGCGGCTGTTGATCTGGCGCAATTCATCAATGCCTTGCAACAAATTGATACTGATGGTGGACCGCTTGCTAAAGAACACAACTTGCGTGGCGAACCATTGATCGGTCGGGATGAAAATACACGTGAAGCGATCAACTCCATGCGCGATATGATCGATGCTGATACTGCGATAAAAATATGGGAAATTGCTCTGAAAGCCCATGATTGGAATCGTGCACCTGTTTGGTTTCACGGAGACCTGCTCCCCGGTAATCTTCTGTTCACTCAGGGCCATTTAAGCGCAGTGATCGATTTCGGCGGACTAGGCGTAGGTGACCCCGCTTGCGATATGATGATCGCGTGGGGTTTGTTCACCGGGAAGAGTCGGGATGCATTCCGCGCGACGCTGGAAATTGACGATGCCACATGGGCGCGAGGTCGCGGACATGCCCTGTCTCAAGCGGTGATCTTCATTCCATATTACTTGAACACCAACCCCATCGGTGTCAGAAACGCGATGCACATGATCGAGACTGTTTTTGCTGACTATCGAGAAAATGGCTGA
- a CDS encoding SH3 domain-containing protein, translated as MSFKLVYLSQQDPQWKNDLLGFGDPGDTIGYVGCALTATAMLLSGHGYTETPKTLNQKLKNVNGFASAGIVWSAVTKLYPNVSLKAFIPCSTSDAPLAQIDAAIAAGQPAIVQVDSSPATGIQTHWVVLYARKGDDYLMLDPWPYNPGTDKEDYLMKRYAQGRTLQRAISHVILFEAYGSGGPISTPSSSTTSTTPPSTPTTGSTTSSGAYARVRADVTWGLNVRSSIDTSSMANVVDTVTAGAELLLLELDGLSRVGGVNQWVRVRTPDGKEGFCAAWYLEKVSVETKPVETTPVSSPSNEAPVSSPTPSTPVTPSPVPSTPVPSTPSPSAPKKLIVKVSSTVGSSGLRMRKYPSLGGALVMSIKAGTKLTVVEPEEKAKTKIGVANKWIYVRELGGKLGYVAANYVSVV; from the coding sequence GTGTCGTTCAAGCTCGTGTATCTGTCTCAACAAGATCCGCAATGGAAGAATGACCTGCTCGGTTTCGGTGACCCGGGCGACACCATCGGTTATGTAGGTTGTGCCCTCACTGCCACCGCCATGCTCCTAAGTGGACATGGGTATACGGAAACTCCCAAGACCCTCAACCAAAAACTTAAGAATGTGAATGGCTTTGCCAGCGCCGGTATCGTGTGGAGCGCGGTTACCAAACTTTATCCGAATGTTTCGCTCAAGGCTTTTATTCCATGCTCCACCAGCGATGCACCTCTCGCGCAAATTGATGCGGCCATTGCAGCCGGTCAACCCGCGATCGTGCAAGTGGACTCATCCCCTGCGACTGGCATCCAAACCCATTGGGTGGTGCTCTATGCTCGCAAAGGGGATGATTACCTCATGCTCGACCCCTGGCCTTACAACCCCGGCACCGATAAAGAAGATTACCTGATGAAACGATATGCGCAGGGACGCACCCTTCAACGTGCCATCTCGCATGTGATCCTTTTCGAAGCCTATGGCTCAGGCGGACCGATCTCCACCCCGTCTTCCTCGACAACAAGTACAACGCCTCCTTCTACACCGACAACTGGTTCCACAACTTCAAGCGGAGCCTACGCCCGAGTCCGCGCTGATGTAACTTGGGGACTCAATGTCCGTTCGAGTATTGATACATCGAGCATGGCCAATGTTGTGGATACCGTCACAGCAGGCGCGGAATTGTTGCTACTTGAGTTAGATGGTTTATCGAGAGTGGGTGGCGTAAACCAGTGGGTACGAGTCCGCACGCCGGATGGCAAGGAAGGCTTCTGTGCCGCATGGTATTTGGAAAAGGTTTCAGTGGAGACAAAGCCGGTTGAGACCACACCAGTTTCAAGTCCGAGTAATGAAGCGCCGGTCTCGAGTCCGACCCCAAGCACACCTGTAACTCCATCACCTGTCCCATCCACGCCGGTACCTTCTACTCCTTCGCCTTCTGCACCAAAGAAATTGATAGTGAAAGTATCCAGCACTGTTGGCTCAAGTGGACTGCGCATGCGCAAGTATCCATCGCTTGGTGGCGCGTTGGTTATGAGTATCAAAGCCGGTACCAAACTCACAGTAGTGGAACCGGAAGAGAAAGCAAAGACGAAGATCGGTGTGGCGAATAAGTGGATCTATGTGCGTGAACTAGGTGGTAAGCTCGGTTATGTAGCGGCAAATTATGTGAGCGTGGTTTGA